Proteins encoded by one window of Chryseobacterium sp. POL2:
- the ccsA gene encoding cytochrome c biogenesis protein CcsA — protein sequence MKKIQDILISTRTMAVLLLAYAVAMAVATFVENDYGTPTAKALIYEAKWFEAIMFLLILNFIGNIARYRLLRREKWPVLVFHLAFILIFIGGAITRYISFEGIMHIREGETSNEIITDKTFLKVKIEEKGEELHYPDIPYLMSPLHYDLKAKFNFHEKEVSVKAVHFLQRKKDSLTASPKGKEYLHLVSTNDQGGRQNIYLAEGDVQNINGTLVSFNRTAIDGAVEFQRNNDSLYIKTPVDAQYMTMATQETGSTHKDKFQPLALRSLYTINDLRLVVPEGVMKGNLTAYEGDKQKDKDVPDQLTVEVQGPKSKMLVDLSVEKGNPNAYKQITLDGMNVMIGFGPKVYNTPFALKLDKFVMETYPGSSSPSAYESHVKIVDEGKETPYKIYMNHVLNHKGYRFFQASFDPDRRGTVLSVNHDYWGTLFSYIGYAFLFLGMFVSMFWKGSRFWNLNKMLRDVSKKKAKMASLVVLFLSLGLNAQNIETHSVNDGSKEHAIAPKSNSETSPTPQPKAGAGMLSADDYVKNIKIDPDHAEKFGHMLVQSYEGRIQPVNTQALDILHKLTSKGSFQHLNADQWFLAAIIDPMFWAQVNIIKIETRGKVGKDLAKITKATPEGFTSLVKLFPADASGNLRFVLEDEYNAAFRKKPVDKSKFDEAVIKLNDKVQVLNALMSYQYFRTIPVQNDANHTWNSVMTPDFEADKNAQEVLGPYLSSVLMATQNNDWKKADQELAKVEAYQHKWGKQVIPPDAKIELEVFMNKIDINFKLLIFYTILGGLLLILAFIELFKPSKIMHKVVKTLIYLGAVGYVLHFLGLIARWYISGHAPWSNGYEAIIFISWVGITAGFALYRNSNALIPAAGFLVAVIMMGFAHGGAALDPQITPLVPVLKSYWLIVHVAIITSSYGFFSLSMLIAVISLFFYIIATPNIFKKHNDTTIKELAIVSEMSLTIGLLALTVGNFLGGVWANESWGRYWSWDPKETWAFISIMVYAFVLHMRLVPGLRGRHLFHVMTMFAFCSMVMTYFGVNYYLTGLHSYAKGDAIPIPLWVYLGLAFMLTLTLVSYIKYKKLHQSLHIKKDERTDVEP from the coding sequence ATGAAAAAAATTCAGGATATTCTGATTTCTACGCGTACCATGGCGGTTTTGTTGTTAGCGTATGCAGTAGCCATGGCGGTTGCCACGTTTGTTGAAAACGATTACGGAACTCCAACAGCAAAGGCTTTGATCTATGAAGCCAAATGGTTTGAAGCCATTATGTTTTTGCTGATTCTTAATTTTATAGGAAACATCGCCCGTTATCGACTATTGCGTCGCGAAAAATGGCCTGTTCTGGTATTTCACCTTGCGTTCATTTTAATTTTTATTGGAGGTGCAATTACACGTTATATTAGTTTTGAAGGCATTATGCACATCCGTGAAGGCGAAACCAGTAACGAAATTATCACCGATAAAACTTTCTTAAAAGTTAAGATTGAAGAAAAAGGAGAAGAATTGCATTATCCAGATATTCCTTATCTGATGTCGCCGTTACATTATGATTTGAAAGCTAAATTTAATTTTCACGAAAAAGAAGTTTCCGTAAAAGCTGTTCATTTTTTACAAAGAAAAAAAGACAGCCTCACAGCTTCCCCGAAAGGTAAAGAATATTTGCATCTCGTTTCTACAAATGATCAAGGCGGACGTCAAAACATCTATTTGGCAGAAGGTGACGTACAAAATATCAACGGAACTTTGGTGAGTTTTAACAGAACCGCGATAGATGGTGCTGTTGAATTCCAAAGAAATAATGACTCACTTTACATCAAAACGCCGGTAGATGCGCAATATATGACAATGGCGACGCAGGAGACTGGTTCCACACATAAAGACAAATTCCAGCCATTGGCATTGAGAAGTCTTTATACTATTAATGATTTGCGTTTGGTTGTTCCAGAAGGCGTTATGAAAGGAAATCTTACAGCCTACGAAGGGGACAAGCAGAAAGATAAAGATGTTCCAGATCAACTGACGGTGGAAGTACAAGGACCAAAATCTAAAATGTTAGTCGATCTTTCGGTAGAAAAAGGAAATCCCAACGCTTATAAACAAATTACCTTGGATGGTATGAATGTGATGATTGGTTTCGGGCCAAAAGTTTATAACACACCGTTTGCATTAAAATTAGACAAATTTGTTATGGAGACTTATCCAGGAAGTTCTTCGCCGTCTGCTTATGAGTCGCATGTGAAAATTGTTGACGAAGGCAAAGAAACACCTTACAAAATATATATGAACCACGTTCTTAATCATAAAGGTTACCGATTCTTTCAAGCAAGTTTTGATCCTGACAGAAGAGGAACTGTATTGTCGGTTAACCATGACTATTGGGGAACTTTGTTTAGCTACATCGGATATGCATTTTTATTCTTAGGAATGTTTGTATCCATGTTTTGGAAAGGTTCCAGATTCTGGAATCTTAACAAAATGTTACGCGATGTCAGCAAGAAAAAAGCAAAAATGGCAAGTCTTGTTGTATTGTTTTTAAGTTTAGGATTAAATGCACAAAACATCGAAACACATTCTGTTAATGATGGTAGTAAAGAACATGCGATTGCTCCAAAATCTAATTCTGAAACAAGCCCAACACCACAGCCAAAAGCTGGTGCGGGAATGTTGTCTGCCGATGATTATGTAAAAAATATTAAGATTGATCCCGATCACGCCGAGAAGTTTGGACACATGTTGGTACAGTCTTATGAAGGTCGTATCCAGCCAGTTAATACGCAGGCATTGGATATTTTGCATAAATTGACAAGCAAAGGAAGTTTCCAACATCTTAATGCCGATCAATGGTTTTTAGCGGCGATTATCGATCCAATGTTCTGGGCGCAAGTCAACATTATTAAAATCGAAACGCGTGGAAAAGTTGGGAAAGATTTAGCGAAAATTACCAAAGCAACGCCAGAAGGTTTCACGAGTTTGGTGAAATTATTCCCAGCGGATGCGAGCGGAAATTTACGTTTCGTACTAGAAGACGAATACAATGCAGCATTCCGCAAAAAACCAGTTGATAAGAGCAAATTCGATGAAGCCGTTATCAAGCTTAATGATAAAGTCCAGGTGCTTAATGCTTTGATGTCTTATCAATATTTCCGTACGATTCCTGTTCAAAACGATGCTAATCATACATGGAATTCTGTAATGACGCCAGATTTTGAGGCAGATAAAAATGCGCAAGAAGTTTTAGGTCCATATTTGTCATCGGTTCTTATGGCAACCCAAAATAACGATTGGAAAAAAGCAGATCAAGAGCTTGCAAAAGTTGAAGCTTATCAACACAAATGGGGAAAACAAGTTATTCCGCCAGATGCAAAAATTGAGTTGGAAGTTTTCATGAACAAAATTGATATCAACTTTAAGTTGTTGATTTTCTATACTATTCTTGGAGGATTGCTGTTAATTTTAGCATTTATAGAATTGTTTAAACCAAGTAAAATTATGCATAAAGTTGTTAAAACTTTAATTTATCTTGGTGCCGTTGGTTATGTTTTACACTTCTTAGGTCTTATTGCAAGATGGTATATTTCTGGTCATGCACCATGGAGTAATGGCTACGAAGCAATTATTTTTATTTCTTGGGTTGGTATTACTGCAGGTTTTGCCTTGTACAGAAACTCAAATGCTTTGATTCCTGCAGCGGGATTCTTAGTGGCGGTTATTATGATGGGTTTTGCCCACGGTGGGGCAGCTCTGGATCCACAAATTACCCCTTTGGTTCCGGTGCTTAAATCTTACTGGTTAATTGTTCACGTGGCAATTATTACATCCAGTTATGGATTCTTCTCGTTATCTATGTTGATTGCTGTTATATCACTATTTTTCTATATCATAGCAACGCCTAATATTTTCAAAAAACACAATGATACGACTATAAAAGAATTGGCTATTGTCAGCGAAATGTCTTTAACAATAGGACTGTTGGCTTTAACAGTTGGTAACTTCTTAGGTGGTGTTTGGGCTAACGAAAGTTGGGGGCGATATTGGAGCTGGGACCCGAAAGAAACTTGGGCGTTTATCTCCATTATGGTTTATGCTTTTGTTTTACACATGAGATTGGTTCCTGGATTACGAGGAAGACATCTTTTCCATGTGATGACCATGTTTGCGTTTTGTTCTATGGTGATGACTTATTTCGGCGTTAATTATTATTTGACAGGACTTCACTCGTATGCAAAAGGAGATGCGATTCCTATACCACTTTGGGTATATCTTGGATTGGCATTTATGTTGACTTTAACATTAGTTTCTTATATTAAATACAAGAAGCTCCACCAAAGTCTTCATATTAAAAAAGATGAAAGAACAGATGTAGAACCTTAA
- a CDS encoding FtsK/SpoIIIE family DNA translocase, giving the protein MEKSKHTNTDSQPKILSKSRIVTGILFLCIAGTMAIAFVSYLMNWKADQSQAGTMGDRLIESSNVLGKVGDWLGNIFIFESIGIAAFIISFLIMVLGFVILKKNYFKPWKTISHSLFFICWLPIFLGAITKGDGVWSGVYGYQIMDYLRAYVGSVGLWVIILVSILLYFVLEFNLRPSSIKNKFNKINENTIGKIKEMMPKSEENFDADEELEEEKTTQIIEEEKETPTELPKIKVTEDIPTIITPNKTSFDNVEENLTSKIEVPETLSLKIDNDIPAHSSAENSTSAKANAIENNDIAFNIEVKKEEILDPADEKSKDLVKEFGLYDHRLELSKFQMPSVNLLNEYGNEEITINKDELEENKNKIVGLLKNFNVGIAEIKATIGPTVTLYEIVPEAGIRVAQIKKLQDDIALNLSALGIRIIAPMPGKGTIGIEVPRKNPTMVSMRSVIGSAKFQNSDMDLPVVFGKTISNEIFMADLSKMPHLLMAGATGQGKSVGINAILTSLLYKKHPSELKFVMVDPKKVELSLYSKIERHYLAKLPDAEDAIITDNNKVINTLNSLCIEMDNRYELLKNAFCKNLKEYNKKFTERKLNPENGHRYLPYIVLVVDEFADLIMTAGKEVEVPIARLAQLARAIGIHLIVATQRPSVNVITGMIKANFPARAAFRVIQNTDSRTILDSPGAEQLIGKGDMLYFNGNEITRLQCAFVDTPEVEKIAEFIGEQKGYADAYLLPEYSGEETSSNVGSFDPNEKDQLFEDAARIIVSTQQGSTSMLQRQLKLGYNRAGRIMDQLEASGVVGGFNGAKAREVLISDLNSLEQFLDNLRK; this is encoded by the coding sequence ATGGAAAAAAGCAAACATACAAACACCGATTCTCAACCAAAAATCCTCTCCAAATCCCGAATTGTAACTGGCATCTTGTTTTTGTGCATCGCCGGAACCATGGCAATTGCCTTTGTCTCCTATCTGATGAACTGGAAAGCAGACCAGTCGCAGGCTGGCACGATGGGAGATCGACTTATTGAATCCTCGAATGTACTCGGCAAAGTCGGCGATTGGCTTGGTAATATTTTTATTTTTGAAAGTATTGGTATAGCCGCATTTATTATTTCATTTTTAATTATGGTTTTAGGCTTTGTCATCCTTAAGAAAAATTATTTCAAACCATGGAAAACCATTTCTCATAGCTTGTTTTTCATTTGTTGGTTACCCATTTTTTTAGGAGCTATTACCAAAGGCGATGGCGTGTGGAGCGGTGTTTATGGTTATCAAATTATGGATTACCTCCGTGCTTATGTAGGTTCTGTAGGCCTTTGGGTGATTATCCTCGTAAGCATTTTGCTCTATTTCGTTTTAGAATTTAATTTGAGACCGAGTAGCATCAAAAATAAATTTAATAAAATCAATGAAAATACCATTGGTAAGATTAAAGAAATGATGCCAAAGTCTGAAGAGAATTTTGATGCCGATGAAGAATTGGAAGAAGAAAAAACGACTCAAATCATCGAAGAAGAAAAGGAAACGCCAACTGAGTTACCCAAAATAAAAGTTACTGAGGACATACCAACTATTATTACGCCTAATAAGACAAGCTTTGACAATGTTGAAGAAAATCTTACTTCTAAAATTGAAGTTCCAGAAACGCTATCTTTAAAAATAGACAACGATATTCCTGCACATTCTTCGGCTGAAAATTCCACAAGTGCAAAAGCTAACGCAATAGAAAACAATGATATCGCTTTTAATATCGAGGTTAAAAAAGAAGAAATCCTAGATCCTGCTGATGAAAAATCAAAAGATTTGGTGAAAGAGTTCGGGCTGTACGATCATCGTTTAGAATTATCAAAATTCCAAATGCCTAGTGTTAACCTTCTTAATGAATATGGAAACGAAGAAATTACCATTAATAAAGACGAATTAGAAGAAAACAAAAATAAAATTGTCGGTCTTCTTAAAAACTTTAATGTTGGTATTGCAGAAATCAAAGCCACGATTGGTCCAACAGTAACACTGTACGAAATCGTCCCAGAAGCAGGGATTCGCGTGGCTCAAATTAAAAAATTACAAGACGATATTGCGCTTAATCTTTCCGCTTTGGGAATCCGTATTATTGCGCCAATGCCAGGGAAAGGTACGATTGGTATAGAAGTTCCAAGAAAAAATCCTACCATGGTGTCGATGCGTTCTGTAATAGGTTCGGCTAAGTTCCAAAATTCGGATATGGACCTTCCGGTGGTTTTTGGTAAGACGATTTCCAACGAAATCTTTATGGCTGACCTTTCCAAAATGCCTCACTTATTGATGGCTGGTGCGACAGGCCAAGGTAAATCTGTTGGTATCAATGCCATCTTAACGTCCCTACTTTACAAAAAACATCCTAGCGAATTGAAATTCGTTATGGTTGACCCGAAGAAAGTAGAACTTTCGCTTTATTCTAAAATAGAAAGACATTATTTGGCCAAACTTCCAGACGCGGAAGATGCGATTATTACAGATAATAATAAGGTAATTAACACGCTTAATTCACTTTGTATAGAAATGGATAATCGTTATGAATTGTTGAAAAATGCCTTCTGTAAAAACTTAAAAGAATACAATAAAAAATTCACAGAACGAAAACTAAATCCAGAAAACGGACATCGCTATTTGCCATATATCGTTTTAGTTGTTGACGAATTTGCAGATTTGATTATGACGGCTGGCAAAGAAGTTGAAGTTCCTATCGCTCGTTTGGCACAGCTTGCAAGAGCTATTGGTATTCACTTAATTGTTGCGACACAACGTCCGTCGGTTAACGTTATCACAGGTATGATAAAAGCCAACTTCCCAGCTCGCGCCGCTTTCCGAGTAATACAAAACACCGACTCCAGAACGATTTTGGACTCACCAGGCGCAGAACAATTGATTGGTAAAGGCGACATGCTTTATTTCAATGGCAACGAAATTACACGTCTGCAATGTGCTTTTGTCGATACGCCAGAAGTTGAAAAAATCGCAGAATTTATTGGAGAACAAAAAGGCTATGCAGATGCTTATCTTCTTCCAGAATACAGTGGTGAAGAGACTTCTTCAAATGTTGGAAGTTTTGATCCTAATGAAAAAGATCAACTTTTTGAAGACGCTGCGAGAATTATCGTATCCACGCAACAAGGTTCAACATCCATGTTACAGCGTCAGTTAAAATTGGGTTACAACAGAGCTGGAAGAATTATGGATCAGCTGGAAGCTTCGGGTGTTGTTGGCGGTTTTAATGGTGCTAAAGCCCGAGAAGTTTTGATATCGGACCTCAACAGTTTAGAACAATTTTTAGATAATTTAAGAAAATAA
- a CDS encoding arsenate reductase family protein, whose translation MKKVFYLKTCGTCKKIMAEFDLNGWELREIKSEPVTTEELAEMYKLTNSYEALFSKKSTQIKAREIDTKSLGEKDFKDLILDHYSFLKRPVFITDKQIFAGSDKNNLENLRAFFEA comes from the coding sequence ATGAAAAAAGTATTTTATCTTAAAACTTGCGGAACCTGTAAGAAAATAATGGCAGAGTTTGACCTTAACGGATGGGAACTTCGCGAAATAAAATCGGAACCAGTAACAACAGAAGAATTGGCAGAAATGTATAAGTTGACAAATTCTTATGAAGCCTTGTTCAGCAAAAAGTCAACGCAAATAAAAGCGCGAGAAATCGATACAAAGTCATTGGGTGAAAAAGATTTCAAAGATTTGATTCTCGACCATTATAGTTTTCTAAAACGTCCTGTATTCATCACCGATAAACAAATATTTGCGGGAAGCGACAAAAATAACTTGGAAAATTTGAGAGCTTTTTTTGAAGCTTAA
- a CDS encoding histidine kinase, which yields MKRLLLVFGVVLSCIIQAQTAKEIIDKNIELTGGLTNWKLLNSVMLQGRVTLGVNDEYPFKIYQKRPNLTKTVIMINQKETTVEGYDGKKGYAMNYAQNKIQEYPSYVPESFDNDFIDWENKGFEANLLGKEQIGNNTYFKIELTKNVNKTLYYFDAKTFMLYKEMKKDETITYDDYKKIGNILMPYRIESSSPKKDSDYVLSIFKIEVNKEFPANTFKF from the coding sequence ATGAAGAGATTATTATTAGTATTTGGTGTGGTTTTATCGTGCATTATTCAGGCACAAACAGCAAAAGAAATTATTGACAAAAATATAGAGTTAACCGGCGGACTTACCAACTGGAAACTTCTAAACTCTGTAATGCTACAAGGTCGCGTGACTTTGGGCGTTAACGACGAATATCCTTTCAAAATCTATCAAAAACGTCCCAATCTTACCAAAACCGTGATTATGATTAATCAAAAAGAAACAACGGTTGAAGGTTACGACGGCAAAAAAGGTTATGCGATGAACTATGCGCAGAACAAAATCCAAGAATATCCTAGCTATGTTCCGGAGAGTTTTGACAACGATTTTATAGATTGGGAAAACAAAGGTTTTGAAGCTAATCTTCTTGGAAAAGAACAAATCGGAAACAATACATATTTTAAAATAGAGTTGACAAAAAATGTTAACAAAACCCTTTATTATTTCGATGCTAAAACATTTATGCTTTATAAAGAAATGAAAAAAGACGAAACCATTACCTACGACGACTATAAAAAAATAGGAAATATTTTGATGCCTTACCGCATCGAATCTTCGTCTCCAAAAAAAGACAGCGACTATGTTCTTTCTATTTTTAAAATTGAAGTTAACAAAGAGTTTCCAGCCAATACTTTCAAATTTTAA
- the kdsB gene encoding 3-deoxy-manno-octulosonate cytidylyltransferase — MKIIAVIPARYNSTRFPGKLMEKLADKSIITTTYENVVATGLFEDVFVATDSEIIFKEIENNGGKAVMTGEHETGSDRIAEAVQNIDCDIVINVQGDEPFLKLEPLKQLIEVFKNDAHKEISLASLKIELTEKSEIENPNNVKVITDNNGFALYFSRSVIPYHREISYDVNYYKHIGVYAFRKEALIKFSKLAMKPLEISEKIECIRYLEYGMKIKLIETQFVGVGIDTPEDLEKAKLIIGHN, encoded by the coding sequence ATGAAAATCATAGCTGTTATTCCCGCGCGTTATAATTCCACAAGATTTCCTGGGAAACTTATGGAAAAATTGGCGGACAAAAGCATCATTACGACAACTTACGAAAATGTTGTTGCCACAGGACTTTTCGAAGACGTTTTTGTTGCAACAGACTCCGAAATTATTTTTAAAGAAATTGAAAATAACGGTGGAAAAGCTGTGATGACGGGCGAACACGAAACGGGAAGCGACAGAATTGCGGAAGCGGTACAAAATATCGATTGTGACATCGTTATCAATGTTCAGGGTGATGAACCTTTTCTGAAACTAGAACCTTTAAAACAACTGATTGAGGTGTTTAAAAACGATGCGCACAAAGAAATTTCTTTGGCTTCTTTGAAAATCGAACTCACTGAAAAATCAGAAATTGAAAACCCTAATAACGTAAAAGTTATTACCGACAACAATGGTTTTGCCTTGTATTTCAGTCGTTCTGTAATTCCGTATCATCGGGAAATAAGCTATGACGTCAACTATTATAAGCATATTGGCGTGTATGCTTTCAGAAAAGAGGCTTTAATAAAATTTTCAAAATTAGCGATGAAGCCGCTAGAGATTTCGGAAAAAATAGAATGCATCCGCTATCTAGAATATGGTATGAAAATTAAACTAATAGAAACCCAGTTTGTCGGCGTTGGGATCGATACGCCAGAGGATCTGGAGAAAGCAAAGCTGATAATTGGACATAATTAA
- a CDS encoding pyridoxal phosphate-dependent aminotransferase codes for MKVSKLATNLIGSEIVKIGNEVNDMKANGAKIANLTIGDLNSQLYPIPELLEKEIEKAYKNHQTNYPPANGILSLRKAVSEDLKNRWNLDYSPADILITAGARPLIYAIYKTIVDEGDKVIYPVPSWNNNHYTYLTAAQGIEVETKPENNFLPTAEEIKPYVSEAVLISLCSPLNPTGTMFTKVQLYGICEVILEENKRRSADQKPLYLLFDQIYSNLTFGEEHFNPVSLFPELREYTIFVDGISKSLAATGVRVGWSFGPSVIIDKMKALNTHIGAWAPKPEQEATANYYQNTAELNRFVNHFKSELENSLKVLHNAIQDLKQKGLKVDSIQPMGAMYLTIKMDYIGKKMPNGTAIESSSDLVFYLIREGGVAFVPFSAFGCSTTEPWFRASVGGVSVQEIQEMLPKLEKALISLI; via the coding sequence ATGAAAGTTTCAAAATTAGCTACCAACTTAATCGGTTCCGAAATTGTAAAAATTGGTAACGAAGTTAACGATATGAAGGCAAATGGCGCCAAAATCGCTAATCTTACCATCGGCGATCTTAACTCGCAGCTGTACCCAATTCCCGAATTATTGGAAAAAGAAATTGAAAAAGCTTATAAAAACCACCAGACCAATTACCCACCAGCTAACGGAATTTTATCTTTGAGAAAAGCCGTTTCCGAGGATTTGAAAAACCGTTGGAATCTGGACTATTCGCCGGCTGATATTTTGATTACAGCGGGAGCAAGACCTTTAATTTATGCGATTTACAAAACAATCGTTGATGAAGGCGATAAAGTAATTTATCCAGTTCCGTCGTGGAATAACAACCATTATACCTACTTGACTGCTGCGCAAGGTATTGAAGTGGAAACAAAACCAGAGAATAACTTTTTACCAACTGCGGAAGAAATTAAACCTTATGTGTCGGAAGCGGTTCTTATATCTTTGTGTTCCCCTTTGAATCCTACGGGGACGATGTTCACGAAAGTGCAATTATATGGTATTTGTGAAGTGATTTTAGAAGAAAATAAACGTCGTTCTGCAGATCAAAAACCACTTTATTTATTATTTGATCAGATTTATTCTAATTTGACTTTTGGTGAAGAGCATTTCAATCCAGTTTCCTTATTTCCAGAACTGAGAGAATACACCATTTTCGTCGACGGAATTTCCAAAAGTCTTGCTGCAACTGGCGTTAGAGTCGGTTGGAGTTTTGGCCCTTCTGTTATTATCGATAAAATGAAAGCACTCAATACACATATTGGCGCATGGGCACCAAAACCAGAGCAAGAAGCAACCGCCAATTATTACCAGAATACTGCGGAACTGAATCGTTTTGTTAATCATTTTAAAAGCGAATTAGAAAACAGCTTAAAAGTTCTGCACAACGCAATTCAGGATTTGAAACAAAAAGGACTAAAAGTAGATAGTATTCAGCCGATGGGCGCTATGTACCTTACTATTAAGATGGATTATATTGGGAAAAAAATGCCGAATGGCACAGCGATAGAATCTTCCTCGGACTTGGTATTTTATTTAATTCGTGAAGGCGGCGTCGCTTTTGTACCATTTTCGGCCTTTGGATGTTCTACGACAGAGCCATGGTTCCGCGCTTCGGTAGGTGGCGTTTCCGTTCAAGAAATCCAAGAAATGCTTCCGAAACTTGAAAAAGCACTTATTTCTTTAATCTAA
- a CDS encoding phospho-sugar mutase, whose product MTTLEKAQLWLTDIFDAETREKVQELIDANAPDLEDSFYRELEFGTGGMRGIMGVGTNRLNKYTLGQATQGLANYLHQQFPNQDIKVAIAYDVRNNSKEFGKLVADVLTANGIKVLLFKNHRPTPELSFTVRDKKCNAGIVLTASHNPPEYNGYKVYWNDGAQVVPPDDENIIKEVYATQFDQIKFNGNDDLIEWIGEEQDDVYIDACMQNSLYQNIGRDNLNIVFTSIHGTTYTTIPKALKKAGFTKVDLVTEQMIPSGNFPTVESPNPEEPAALEMAMDLAKITNGDIVIGCDPDGDRLGIAVRNLDNEIQLLNGNQTNTILTYYILDQWKKQGKITGKEFIGSTIVTSDIFFDIAQKFGVDCKVGLTGFKWIGKMIRDFEGKEKFVCGGEESFGFMTGDFVRDKDSCGSILLACEIAAWCKANGKTMYQYMIEIYQDLGLYFEGLVNVVRKGREGAEEIQNMMKNFRENPPKEIAGSLVEEIKDFKEQTCFVVSKNAKNVMDDIPKSNVLIYYTQDGTKVCVRPSGTEPKIKFYVSVKDSISSEADFVEKLPRLEAKIDAVKSSLNLN is encoded by the coding sequence ATGACAACATTAGAAAAAGCACAATTGTGGCTAACAGATATATTTGACGCAGAAACGAGAGAGAAAGTACAAGAACTTATCGATGCGAACGCGCCAGATTTAGAAGATTCTTTTTACCGAGAACTCGAATTTGGTACTGGTGGAATGCGCGGAATAATGGGCGTTGGGACCAATCGTCTTAACAAATATACGCTAGGGCAAGCGACGCAAGGTTTGGCAAATTACCTTCACCAGCAGTTTCCGAATCAAGACATAAAAGTGGCTATCGCGTATGACGTTCGTAACAATTCAAAGGAGTTCGGGAAACTGGTAGCGGATGTTTTGACTGCCAACGGCATCAAGGTTTTACTATTCAAAAATCACAGACCAACGCCAGAATTGTCTTTCACTGTTCGTGATAAAAAATGTAATGCAGGAATTGTGTTGACGGCTTCTCATAATCCACCAGAATACAATGGTTATAAAGTCTATTGGAATGATGGTGCGCAAGTGGTTCCTCCAGATGATGAGAATATTATTAAAGAAGTTTATGCAACGCAGTTTGATCAAATTAAATTTAATGGAAACGATGATTTAATCGAATGGATTGGTGAAGAGCAAGACGATGTTTATATCGATGCTTGTATGCAAAACTCGCTGTATCAAAATATTGGTCGCGACAATCTGAATATTGTTTTCACTTCTATTCATGGAACAACTTACACAACCATTCCGAAAGCCTTGAAAAAAGCGGGTTTTACAAAAGTTGATTTGGTGACAGAGCAGATGATTCCGAGTGGAAATTTCCCAACGGTGGAATCTCCGAATCCAGAAGAACCAGCAGCCTTGGAAATGGCAATGGATTTAGCAAAAATTACCAATGGCGATATCGTGATTGGTTGCGATCCAGACGGTGATAGATTGGGAATTGCTGTACGAAATTTAGATAATGAAATTCAATTATTAAACGGAAACCAAACCAATACAATTCTCACGTATTATATCTTAGATCAATGGAAAAAACAAGGGAAAATTACGGGAAAAGAATTCATAGGTTCTACTATTGTTACTTCTGATATTTTCTTTGATATCGCTCAAAAATTCGGGGTTGATTGCAAAGTTGGTCTTACAGGTTTCAAATGGATTGGTAAGATGATTCGCGATTTCGAAGGCAAAGAAAAATTTGTTTGTGGAGGCGAGGAGAGTTTTGGATTTATGACAGGAGATTTCGTTCGCGACAAAGATTCTTGTGGTTCTATTTTGTTAGCTTGCGAGATCGCAGCTTGGTGCAAAGCCAATGGTAAAACGATGTATCAATATATGATCGAGATTTACCAAGACTTAGGCTTGTATTTCGAAGGACTTGTTAACGTTGTTAGAAAAGGGCGCGAAGGTGCAGAAGAAATTCAGAATATGATGAAAAACTTCCGCGAAAATCCACCGAAAGAAATTGCAGGTTCATTGGTTGAAGAAATTAAAGATTTTAAAGAGCAAACTTGTTTTGTCGTTTCCAAAAACGCGAAAAACGTGATGGATGACATTCCAAAATCCAATGTTTTGATATACTATACACAAGACGGAACGAAAGTTTGTGTGCGACCTTCCGGGACAGAACCTAAGATTAAATTCTATGTTTCTGTGAAAGACAGCATCAGTTCAGAAGCAGATTTTGTAGAAAAGCTTCCACGATTAGAAGCAAAGATTGACGCCGTAAAATCGAGCTTAAATCTCAATTAA